The DNA sequence TGCAATCATTGGAAAAAATTGCGTTCTCGAAAATAGTTATGTTGGTCCGTTCACTTCGATTGGCGATAATTCGCTCGTGCAAAACAGTGAAGTGGAATACAGTATCGTGATGACGCATTGTAAAATTCAAAACGTGAACATTCGCATCGAAGGAAGTATTCTCGGTAACGATGTTGAAATTGTAGAAGCAATGGGAAAGCCACGCGTTCATCGTTTTATGATTGGCGACCAAAGCAGAGTTGAAGTTGCTTGAAAAGATTTGGGATGTGGGATTTGAGTTTTGGGTTTATTTAAAGAAAGGTATTGATGATGGAAAGTGGTTATGAGAAATTAGAAATTTATAAACTCTCTTATGAGTTAGCAATTCAAGTTCACAAAATGACTTTAACACTTCCAAAGTTTGAAACATATGAAGAAGGAAGTCAAATTCGACGTTCATCAAAATCAATCACTTCAAATATTGTTGAAGGATATTGCCTTCGCAGACATCAAAACGAATATTTGCAATATCTACATCACGCATTTGGTTCTTGTGAAGAAACTCGATTACATTTAAAATTTTTATTTGAAACAAAATCATTTACGAATGAAGAACTCTACAATCAACTTTCAGAAAAATATTTACAACTTGGTAAAATGATTTATCGTTTTATCGAAAGCATCTTTTCTGAACATGGAAAACCATACTACGTTAAAGAACAAGAAGTTATTTACGGCTCAAATCCCACATCCCAAATCTCAAATCCAAGTTTATGACATTTCAAGATCTTTTCTTCTCAACACAAAACAAAATTGCAACTGTAACCATCAATCGTCCCGATAAATTGAATGCGCTGAATGCAACAGCGAAATCGGAGTTGAAAAATCTTTTTGAGTGTTTGAAAACTTCCGATGATGTTGATGTCGTTATTCTCACTGGTGCGGGAGAAAAAGCATTTGTTGCAGG is a window from the Ignavibacteria bacterium genome containing:
- a CDS encoding four helix bundle protein — protein: MESGYEKLEIYKLSYELAIQVHKMTLTLPKFETYEEGSQIRRSSKSITSNIVEGYCLRRHQNEYLQYLHHAFGSCEETRLHLKFLFETKSFTNEELYNQLSEKYLQLGKMIYRFIESIFSEHGKPYYVKEQEVIYGSNPTSQISNPSL